Proteins encoded within one genomic window of Gigantopelta aegis isolate Gae_Host chromosome 2, Gae_host_genome, whole genome shotgun sequence:
- the LOC121378194 gene encoding uncharacterized protein LOC121378194 codes for MYNRLGLFYTSVCKYRCAKICFEHAKENLPDEDNIITAVILQNLGTACSLLREFKEASKYQAQAAKIYGKFKEEEQQGHCFLNRGYAYSQLNMLEEAKDAFLQASLVAARCDDKMSEWQAQESLGAVEANLNRFDRARNHLEEALYAARLHSNDKHSKSCQRIFLKLQQVVRLIPSKRMTEELKTEVHFISPLPVA; via the exons ATGTACAACAGGTTGGGCCTGTTCTACACAAGTGTGTGTAAATACAGGTGTGCTAAAATCTGTTTTGAACATGCCAAGGAAAACCTTCCTGATGAGGACAACATCATCACAGCAGTCATCTTGCAGAACCTTGGAACCGCCTGTTCTTTGTTGAGGGAATTTAAAGAAGCTTCTAAGTATCAAGCTCAAGCTGCCAAGATCTATG GTAAATTCAAGGAGGAGGAACAACAAGGTCACTGCTTTTTGAATCGGGGATATGCCTACAGTCAGCTTAATATGTTGGAGGAGGCGAAGGATGCCTTTCTACAAGCTAGTTTAGTAGCTGCTAGATGTG ATGACAAAATGTCAGAGTGGCAGGCCCAGGAGAGTCTAGGCGCGGTTGAGGCTAACCTGAATCGGTTTGACCGAGCGCGGAACCACCTGGAGGAAGCCCTGTACGCTGCCCGTCTACACAGCAACGACAAACACTCCAAGAGCTGTCAACGGATATTCTTGAAACTGCAGCAAGTTGTCAGGCTCATACCCTCTAAAAGGATGACCGAAGAACTGAAAACTGAGGtacattttattagtcccctaccagtggcatag